From Saccharothrix espanaensis DSM 44229, the proteins below share one genomic window:
- a CDS encoding DUF4913 domain-containing protein, whose product MTNPTPADLARTLAELRTRHLELTDTVEHLVDALETLHPSQPRTEPGEWSWQYLDTDRATTLRHQLHDFVTHINTREELPHHQHIPPCWHHHGRAVEDLTALYAAWQDAYYDTNGPTSALIHYRDRWLWPTLTRLTDTNTPLRRCIDKNQHTPWYEPTTTDYLDTDGHLYDRSTQLTDHVTRDITTRPHVLPDTPRHAESINQ is encoded by the coding sequence ATGACCAACCCCACCCCCGCAGACCTGGCCAGAACGCTCGCCGAACTACGCACCCGGCACCTCGAACTCACCGACACCGTCGAACACCTCGTCGACGCACTCGAAACCCTCCACCCAAGCCAACCCCGCACCGAGCCGGGCGAATGGTCTTGGCAATACCTCGACACCGACCGCGCCACCACCCTCCGCCACCAACTCCACGACTTCGTCACCCACATCAACACCCGCGAAGAACTCCCACACCACCAACACATCCCACCCTGCTGGCACCACCACGGACGAGCAGTCGAAGACCTCACCGCCCTCTACGCCGCCTGGCAGGACGCCTACTACGACACCAACGGCCCCACCTCGGCTCTTATCCACTACCGCGACCGCTGGCTCTGGCCCACCCTCACCCGCCTCACCGACACCAACACCCCTCTACGCCGCTGCATCGACAAGAATCAGCACACCCCCTGGTACGAACCCACAACCACCGACTACCTCGACACCGACGGCCACCTGTACGACCGCAGCACCCAACTCACCGACCACGTCACGCGGGACATCACGACACGCCCACACGTCCTACCGGATACCCCCAGGCACGCAGAGTCGATCAACCAGTGA
- a CDS encoding type IV secretory system conjugative DNA transfer family protein, whose amino-acid sequence MTGRRDPHGDDQLLALAVALFLAVLAVGLVTGLAVGGALTALLDGHGWTWRAAGWARATVILLRDPADPGAAFGHPDSHPALWWTVTGLVELLVSTATTVATAFAARRLRREDTLATGRQLRRTLGASAARARARRARPSLTGNLARQQMSEIAVHMGRSVHHRIDLYGQHEDAELVMVGTRQGKTNRRIIPRVLDAPGPVVTTSTKGDVLAATVGIREQLGHVHVFDPENVTGWPEPMRWNPVTGCHDPDEAIRRARELVAARPMDGTTNAGFFTDSAARVLRAWLHAAALSGKTMRDVLAWSSRWTDDEPATILRRSPTSAHWAHTLRDLTTNTAGEMLGGIAQTLNLVLDPLNSPGLLDACSPRAGEQFDVARFLTSRDTLYIISEGGVGSAGPLASALALHIHHQAKRLATHYPDGRLDPPLRCPWDEIGNVAAPENLGQLVSDSGGRGIHMILACQGLGQLQRRWGKDQTREIWNSVTTRLILGGVAEADTLDDLSRLVGDTHTLNTSASTGEFRRTRSTSYTWEKALRIDQLRTLPDGQALLLYRNTPATVVHLDAWFEHADAQHLHKLKQQAEQRMGRVAS is encoded by the coding sequence ATGACCGGCCGCCGCGACCCGCACGGCGACGACCAACTCCTCGCCCTCGCGGTCGCCCTGTTCCTCGCGGTGCTCGCGGTCGGGCTGGTGACCGGCCTCGCGGTGGGCGGTGCGCTCACCGCCCTGCTGGATGGCCACGGCTGGACTTGGCGCGCCGCCGGGTGGGCACGCGCCACCGTCATCCTGCTGCGCGATCCAGCCGATCCGGGAGCAGCGTTCGGCCATCCCGACTCCCACCCCGCACTCTGGTGGACCGTCACCGGCCTGGTCGAACTGCTCGTATCAACCGCCACCACCGTCGCGACAGCCTTCGCCGCGCGCCGGCTGCGCCGCGAGGACACCCTGGCCACCGGCCGTCAACTCCGGCGGACACTCGGGGCCTCGGCCGCCCGCGCACGAGCCCGCCGCGCACGCCCCTCACTCACCGGCAACCTGGCCCGCCAGCAGATGTCGGAGATCGCCGTCCACATGGGCCGATCAGTCCACCACCGCATCGACCTCTACGGCCAACACGAAGACGCCGAACTCGTCATGGTCGGCACGAGACAAGGCAAAACCAACCGACGCATCATCCCCCGCGTCCTGGACGCCCCCGGCCCGGTCGTCACCACCTCCACCAAAGGCGACGTCCTCGCCGCCACCGTCGGCATCCGCGAACAACTCGGCCACGTCCACGTCTTCGACCCCGAAAACGTCACCGGCTGGCCCGAACCGATGCGCTGGAACCCCGTCACCGGCTGCCACGACCCCGACGAAGCCATCCGCCGAGCCCGCGAACTCGTCGCCGCCCGCCCCATGGACGGCACCACCAACGCCGGCTTCTTCACCGACTCCGCCGCCCGCGTCCTGCGCGCCTGGCTCCACGCCGCCGCCCTGTCCGGCAAAACCATGCGCGACGTGCTGGCCTGGTCATCACGCTGGACCGACGACGAACCCGCCACCATCCTGCGCCGGTCCCCCACCAGCGCCCATTGGGCCCACACTCTGCGCGACCTCACCACCAACACCGCAGGCGAAATGCTCGGCGGCATCGCCCAAACCCTCAACCTCGTCCTCGACCCGCTCAACTCCCCCGGCCTGCTCGACGCCTGCTCACCCCGCGCAGGCGAGCAGTTCGACGTCGCCCGGTTCCTCACCTCGCGCGACACCCTCTACATCATCAGCGAAGGCGGCGTCGGCTCCGCCGGACCACTCGCCTCCGCCCTCGCCCTGCACATCCACCACCAAGCCAAACGCCTCGCCACCCACTACCCCGACGGACGCCTCGACCCACCCCTACGCTGCCCCTGGGACGAAATCGGCAACGTCGCCGCCCCCGAAAACCTCGGCCAACTCGTCTCCGACTCCGGCGGACGCGGCATCCACATGATCCTCGCCTGCCAAGGACTCGGCCAACTCCAACGCCGCTGGGGCAAAGACCAAACAAGAGAAATCTGGAACTCCGTCACCACCCGCCTCATCCTCGGCGGCGTAGCCGAAGCCGACACCCTCGACGACCTCTCCCGTCTCGTCGGCGACACCCACACCCTCAACACCAGCGCCAGCACCGGCGAATTCCGACGCACCCGCTCCACCAGCTACACCTGGGAAAAAGCCCTCCGCATCGACCAGCTCCGCACCCTGCCCGACGGCCAAGCCCTCCTGCTCTACCGCAACACACCGGCCACCGTGGTCCACCTCGACGCCTGGTTCGAGCACGCCGACGCACAGCACCTGCACAAGCTCAAACAGCAGGCTGAGCAACGCATGGGACGCGTCGCGTCATGA
- a CDS encoding ATP-binding protein, producing MRGVLPWLAGVGLPPVGTYIGQERLSGSPFCFDPWRLYSLGLLHDAGIFIAGVIGSGKSALAKSLCVRGVAFGRRFAVPGDIRGEWVPVVDALGGRVLRLGPGMTERLNALALPPKPEGMTDQLWWPIVRSHWEELLAALIRTLLPDQRALTMDERTALETALTAATGWRDVDGDLTRLRPIHLGLLVDLLLDPTKRMAELHHLDQATLRDRTHEIGLAIRALTRGSLSGLLDDIRPDNQLDWRDTATVVDISRVKTSDTAVALVMATTQSVIELAFAHRPGHRYTVYDEAWRLNRFPALMARTNAGQKVSRATGNATLLLCHRLTDLLGGTPESQYYGRALLADCGTRILYRQRSDQLATTATELHLDDTQTTLLTLLEQGTALWKINDSPYLVDHTVLRGGHEWELIDTDQTMRDTPHETGTP from the coding sequence TTGCGCGGCGTCCTGCCGTGGCTGGCCGGGGTCGGCCTGCCGCCGGTCGGCACCTACATCGGGCAGGAACGGCTCTCCGGCAGCCCGTTCTGCTTCGACCCGTGGCGGCTCTACTCCCTCGGCCTGCTCCACGACGCCGGGATCTTCATCGCCGGCGTCATCGGCAGCGGCAAATCCGCCCTCGCCAAGTCGTTGTGCGTCCGTGGCGTCGCCTTCGGCCGCCGCTTCGCCGTACCCGGCGACATCCGCGGCGAATGGGTCCCAGTGGTCGACGCCCTCGGCGGCCGAGTCCTGCGCCTGGGGCCGGGCATGACCGAACGCCTCAACGCCCTGGCCCTCCCGCCCAAGCCCGAGGGCATGACCGACCAGCTGTGGTGGCCCATCGTCCGCTCCCACTGGGAGGAACTCCTCGCCGCCCTGATCCGCACCCTGCTCCCCGACCAACGCGCCCTGACCATGGACGAGCGCACCGCCCTGGAAACCGCCCTCACTGCCGCCACCGGGTGGCGCGACGTCGATGGCGACCTCACCCGCCTCCGCCCCATCCACCTCGGCCTTTTGGTCGACCTTCTGCTGGACCCCACCAAACGGATGGCCGAACTCCACCACCTCGACCAGGCGACGCTGCGCGACCGCACGCACGAGATCGGCCTCGCGATCCGTGCCCTGACCCGCGGCAGCCTGTCCGGACTCCTGGACGACATCCGTCCCGACAACCAACTCGACTGGCGCGACACCGCCACCGTCGTCGACATCAGCCGCGTCAAGACCAGCGACACCGCCGTCGCCCTGGTCATGGCCACCACCCAGTCGGTGATCGAACTGGCCTTCGCCCACCGCCCCGGCCACCGCTACACCGTCTACGACGAAGCCTGGCGCCTCAACAGGTTCCCCGCCCTCATGGCCCGCACCAACGCAGGCCAGAAAGTCTCCCGCGCCACCGGCAACGCCACCCTCCTCCTATGCCACCGCCTCACCGACCTCCTCGGCGGCACCCCAGAATCCCAGTACTACGGCCGCGCCCTACTCGCCGACTGCGGCACACGCATCCTCTACCGCCAACGCTCCGACCAACTCGCCACCACCGCCACCGAACTCCACCTCGACGACACCCAGACCACCCTGCTCACCCTCCTCGAACAGGGCACCGCCCTCTGGAAGATCAACGACTCCCCCTACCTCGTCGACCACACCGTCCTACGCGGCGGACACGAATGGGAACTCATCGACACCGACCAGACCATGCGCGACACCCCACACGAAACCGGCACCCCATGA